The Papaver somniferum cultivar HN1 chromosome 3, ASM357369v1, whole genome shotgun sequence genome includes a region encoding these proteins:
- the LOC113357529 gene encoding autophagy-related protein 18a-like gives MATTISSSSPFTDSTTNTRLLTSSQPQSLISSSIDSIESQFSNISFSSAPSSMQEQEQQSNPNDEEQQLKLDLPSPLLQTLNPNPNLSDSPCSSPSLLHLSFNQDHGCFAAGTDNGFRIYNCDPFREIFRRDFDHGRGVGVVEMLFRCNILALVGGGPEPQYPINKVMIWDDHQSRCIGELSFRSEVRTVRLRRDRIIVVLEQKIFVYNFADLKLLHQIETIANPKGLCVVSQVSGSLVLVCPGLQKGQVRVEHYGSKRTKFIMAHDSRIACFALTQDGRTLATASSKGTLVRIFNTFDGTLLQEVRRGTDRAEIYSLAFSNTTQWLAVSSDKGTVHVFSLKINAGSSTVDKAHNSPDNDVTGSSASSSLSLLKGVLPKYFHSEWSVAQFRLSESSQYIVAFGHQKNTVVILGMDGSFYRCQFDPVTGGEMTQLEFSNFLKLEGPF, from the exons ATGGCTACAACcatctcatcttcttctcctttcaCAGATTCAACCACAAACACTAGGTTGCTAACATCTTCACAGCCACAATCCCtaatttcgtcttcaattgattcaatcgaatctcaATTCTCAAATATTTCTTTCTCTTCAGCACCATCATCTATGCAAGAACAAGAACAACAATCAAACCCTAATGATGAAGAACAGCAATTAAAACTTGACCTTCCATCTCCTTTACTTCAAACTCttaatccaaaccctaatttatcagATTCCCCTTGCTCTTCACCGTCTTTACTTCATCTATCATTCAATCAAGATCACGGATGTTTCGCAGCGGGTACTGATAACGGGTTTCGGATCTACAATTGTGATCCATTCCGGGAGATATTCCGACGTGATTTTGATCATGGGAGAGGTGTCGGAGTCGTGGAGATGTTGTTTCGCTGTAATATACTTGCATTAGTTGGTGGTGGACCTGAGCCGCAATACCCAATTAACAAAGTTATGATTTGGGATGATCATCAAAGTCGTTGTATTGGTGAATTATCATTTAGATCTGAAGTTCGGACTGTTCGATTACGTCGCGATCGTATAATTGTTGTTCTTGAACAGAAAATCTTTGTGTATAATTTTGCTGATTTGAAATTACTTCATCAGATTGAAACAATTGCAAATCCCAAAGGGCTTTGTGTTGTTTCACAAGTATCGGGTTCATTGGTATTAGTTTGTCCTGGTTTGCAAAAGGGTCAAGTTAGAGTGGAACATTATGGGTCGAAGAGGACTAAGTTTATTATGGCTCATGATTCTAGAATTGCTTGTTTTGCATTGACTCAAGATGGGAGAACACTTGCTACTGCTAGCAGTAAGGGGACTCTGGTTAGGATTTTCAACACGTTTGACGGGACGCTTCTGCAAGAG GTTAGAAGAGGTACAGACAGAGCAGAAATCTATAGCCTTGCCTTTTCTAATACCACCCAGTGGCTAGCCGTCTCAAGTGACAAGGGCACGGTTCATGTCTTTAGTCTTAAGATCAATGCGGGATCCTCAACAGTTGATAAGGCGCACAATTCACCTGACAATGATGTCACTGGTTCCTCAGCCAGTTCATCTCTCTCATTATTAAAAG GTGTGCTGCCAAAATATTTCCACTCGGAATGGTCTGTGGCTCAGTTTCGCTTGAGTGAATCTTCACAGTACATTGTTGCTTTTGGGCACCAGAAGAATACAGTCGtgattcttgggatggatggaag CTTTTATAGGTGTCAGTTTGATCCAGTGACTGGGGGTGAAATGACGCAACTGGAATTCTCCAACTTCCTGAAGCTGGAGGGACCGTTTTAG
- the LOC113357530 gene encoding ATP-dependent DNA helicase Q-like SIM isoform X4: MDHFQPPRLKRSKIDGEVGTSISEPGLVSKSKEVKPACRSYTDSNSVSTMDSTVFVAENLQGQGIGADWEVKASNVLQKHFGFSTLKNFQKEALESWLANQDSLVLAATGSGKSLCFQLPALLTGKVVIVLSPLISLMHDQCLKLDKHGISACFLGSGQTDTSVEQKAMNGMYSIVYICPETVLRLIGPLQKLAENRGIALFAIDEAHCVSKWGHDFRPDYRRLSVLRDSFNTCNLGFLKSNIPLMALNATATFRVRDDILKSLCMSIETKIVLTSFFRPNLCFSVKHSRTSGSSYEKDFQELVDLYKTQRVVGKRRHSNVVEDSVGESDCSMGYVNDSLSDTEETSLSDLEDFEDEFSDGNDAEVSLSYRKGVASRKKKQLSVEFLEDELDVPQSVDDLDVTCGEFNGGISSENMDMQNPSETNDPLINLQDRLRLLEEPSDGGPTIVYVPTRKETVALAKYLCTFGIRAAAYNAKLPKVHLRKVHKEFHENSLEVVVATIAFGMGIDKSNVRKIIHYGWPQSLEAYYQEAGRAGRDGKLADCTVLYANLLRTPTLLPSKRSEEQTKQAYKMLSDCFRFGMGNSTCRAKTLVQYFGEDFGHEKCLLCDVCVAGPPEPQNLKSETDIFLRVLAAQCEHMRYGVGSYDDELCKGRPTEKLDFRTLVSTIREQCPKFAATDRLWWQGLARILEDKGYIREGEDMVQPSIKFPELTELGLKFLQSDPEAAFHVCPEADMLLSTTIQKSFSTFSEWGKGWADPEIRRLRLKGKKCRKGRRKKRQSKHYKDLKTVRGRLSAKLSKQKP, translated from the exons ATGGACCATTTCCAACCACCTAGACTCAAAAGAAGTAAGATTGATGGAGAGGTGGGTACATCCATTTCTGAACCGGGGTTGGTGTCTAAGTCTAAAGAAGTGAAACCAGCGTGTCGTTCTTATACGGACAGTAATTCGGTCTCCACAATGGATTCAACTGTATTTGTTGCTGAAAATTTACAAGGGCAAGGGATAGGAGCAGATTGGGAAGTGAAAGCGAGTAATGTGTTACAGAAACATTTTGGATTTTCCACATTAAAGAACTTCCAGAAGGAAGCGCTGGAGTCTTGGTTGGCTAATCAAGATTCTCTTGTTCTTGCTGCAACAGGATCTG GGAAATCGCTATGCTTCCAGCTTCCGGCATTGTTGACAGGAAAGGTTGTTATTGTGCTATCACCCTTGATAAGTTTAATGCACGATCAGTGCTTAAAGCTAGATAAACACGGGATATCAGCTTGCTTTCTTGGATCAGGACAAACTGATACTAGTGTAGAACAGAAAGCAATGAATGGCATGTATAGTATTGTTTATATTTGCCCAGAGACAGTTTTGAG ACTCATAGGACCTCTTCAAAAGCTTGCAGAAAATCGCGGGATAGCACTCTTTGCCATTGATGAAGCCCACTGTGTCTCTAAGTGGGGACATGACTTCCGACCTGACTACAG GCGATTATCTGTATTGAGAGATAGCTTCAACACATGCAATTTGGGATTCTTGAAGTCCAATATCCCACTAATGGCATTAAATGCTACTGCAACGTTTCGAGTTCGGGATGACATCCTTAAATCCTTGTGCATGTCTATAGAAACAAAGATAGTCCTCACATCATTCTTCCGACCAAATCTTTGCTTTTCA GTAAAACATAGTAGGACATCTGGGAGTTCTTATGAGAAGGATTTTCAGGAATTGGTAGATTTGTATAAGACACAAAGAGTTGTTGGCAAAAGGAGACACAGCAATGTGGTCGAGGACTCTGTGGGCGAGTCTGACTGCTCTATGGGATATGTAAACGATAGTTTATCTGATACAGAAGAAACCTCTCTAAGTGATTTGGAGGACTTTGAAGATGAGTTCTCTGATGGAAATGATGCTGAAGTTAGCTTAAGCTATAGGAAGGGTGTAGCTTCTCGTAAGAAAAAGCAACTGTCAGTTGAATTTCTGGAAGATGAGTTAGACGTTCCACAAAGTGTTGATGATTTGGATG TTACTTGTGGTGAATTCAATGGTGGTATTTCATCTGAGAATATGGATATGCAGAATCCGTCTGAGACAAATGATCCTCTAATCAACCTGCAGGACAGACTGCGACTTCTGGAAGAGCCTTCCGATGGCGGCCCCACTATTGTTTATGTGCCAACTAGAAAAGAAACTGTAGCGTTGGCAAAGTATTTGTGTACATTTGGCATAAGGGCCGCTGCTTACAATGCAAAG CTTCCAAAAGTGCATCTTAGAAAGGTCCACAAGGAgttccatgaaaactccttagAG GTTGTTGTTGCAACAATTGCTTTCGGAATGGGGATAGACAAGTCAAACGTACGGAAAATCATTCATTATGGTTGGCCACAG AGTTTAGAGGCATACTATCAGGAAGCAGGTCGAGCTGGAAGGGATGGAAAATTAGCAGATTGCA CAGTTCTATATGCTAACCTTTTAAGAACGCCTACACTTCTGCCGAGTAAACGGAGTGAAGAACAGACGAAACAAGCATATAAAATGTTATCTGATTGCTTCAG GTTCGGTATGGGTAATTCAACGTGCCGAGCTAAGACACTTGTACAGTACTTTGGAGAAGATTTTGGTCATGAGAAGTGTCTTTT GTGTGATGTGTGTGTGGCTGGACCTCCTGAACCGCAAAACCTGAAGAGCGAGACAGATATTTTCTTGAGGGTACTTGCAGCTCAATGT GAGCATATGAGGTATGGGGTTGGCTCTTATGATGATGAACTATGTAAAGGGAGACCCACAGAAAAGCTGGACTTCAGGACATTGGTCAGCACAATAAGGGAACAG TGTCCAAAATTTGCAGCAACTGATCGTTTATGGTGGCAAGGTCTTGCTCGTATATTAGAAGATAAGGGGTACATACGAGAGGGGGAAGACATG GTTCAACCTTCCATAAAATTCCCAGAGCTTACAGAGTTGGGACTGAAGTTTCTCCAGTCTGATCCCGAGGCAGCTTTCCACGTTTGCCCTGAGGCAGACATGTTACTCTCAACAACAATACAAAAATCTTTTTCCACCTTCTCAGAATGGGGAAAAGGTTGGGCTGATCCGGAGATCCGTCGCCTTCGTTTAAAAGGCAAGAAGTGTAGAAAAGGGAGAAGGaagaaaagacaaagcaaacattaCAAAGACCTGAAAACTGTGCGAGGAAGATTATCGGCGAAATTGTCAAAGCAGAAGCCTTAA